The sequence below is a genomic window from Ipomoea triloba cultivar NCNSP0323 chromosome 10, ASM357664v1.
GCCAATAACTACCATGAATATGATGAGGGAGCACTCATTAAAGCACTCAACTTTTGAATGACGTGGAAAACTTCACAACCTTTTTGGGTGTGAGTAAACTCGCATTCTGACCCTAACAAAAGGTTACAAGAAAGTAAATAGTCTAGTAAGGGACAATAATTCAAACTCGTGATCTTGTGGTTATAAACATAAATCTCTTACCATGTCACCCCTAAAACACTCAACTTTTTCTCTAGGTAGATGTGTGGGATTGACTTCAATGCACATATGGAACTTGAAGCAATAATGTGTTATGAAAAGATGGGAGAAAATGTCAGCTTTGAAAAGATGATGGGTGGTGGGGGGAATTCTCTGGGTAAGATAAATACACTATGAGCTCCACAAACCCATCAATGACGATGGGTCAAAATTACTACCTCCGTTCCAAAATGGATGTCcagttcgtttaacgaggcttgactgaagtaatttttaattcaattttttcataatattaagtttagcattaatatataaaatttatatatttataaactacattaaaagtactattaaacacaaaaaattaaatttatatataaatacactATGAGCTCCACAAACCCATCAATGATGAAGCATCAAAACTACTACTTCTGTCCCAGAATAGATGTCCAGTTCGTTTAACgagaagtaatttttaatccaattttttcataatattaagtttagcattaatatataaaatttatatatttagaaactccattaaaagtactatcaaacaaaacaatgttaaatttaaaaataataaaaaaattactaaagaaaataagcgagttggtttgaccatgaatagtaaataggataGGTAAAATAGGAGTAACACCCATCATTGATCTCATTGAAATGGGAAAAATGGAATCTTGATTAAAATATTTGTCCGGGAAATGTCAGAAAGTGGGAGAAAAAGATACCTACTCTGGGAAAGGGCTGAGTGGTGCAATGTGGCTGGTGCTGATAATGAAGCGGTGGTGTTtgtgccgccgccgccgccgccgccgtgggcggcggcggcggagggagTGGCAGTGCAGCAATTTGAGCTTCAAGGGGGGATTGTTGCATTGGAGGAGGCAAATGCTGGGGAATGAAACCAGAAGTGGAAGCAGAGGCAGAACCACCACCCATACCCACACCCACACCCATACCCACCACCACTCTCTGACCCTTCCTATCTACCACTTCCACCAATGCCTCATAAATCTCACGCAGCATATTAGTGGGCAAGTTGTTCTCCTTCCTCTCATTCCTCTCCAGTTTCCAATACGATTTGTTATCATCTCCACTCACCCTCCGCTCATACTCCCTCACCTTCTTGAAATCCCTCATCAGATTATCCCACTTATCATTGCACTGGTTTTGGCTCCTCAAACACCCATTGCTCCAACAATAATCCTCCACCCATTTCCACCTAAGCTCCGTTGGTTTCCCCCTCTCCCCCCCACTGCTCTCCCCAGCTTGCCTCCTCATCCTCCTCTCATCATCCATCCTCTTCGCCTCTATCAACACCATTGTCTCTTGCACTGTCCAATTCCCTTTCCTGTACTCCCTCATCACATTACTGCTCACCACCACTTCCATGCAAAATCTCCACCTATATATGCActtacaaacaaacaaacaccaATGGATAAGCTAAAATTTTTCTCAATGTATCTATGATCTTTTacaaagaatataaatttttttttatagttatgATCCTATATATACAACACTGGGTTTTCTCAAAGAGCCTTGAAAGCTTAAAAGTTGAAATCCAAAACTAGTGATTCGAACCACTAAGCGTGGAGAGAGAGACGGTTATAGAAAAAGTAAGAAAGGCGAGCTTTATGAGAAGCACGTCAAAACTTGTGCTAAAATCGGAGGAAGCTGATGACGCCAAACGGCATTTAAAGCTAAAGTACCACGTCACTGACTCttcactactttttttttttttatctgtcCTGCCAGCTAGGACAGAATATGGGTCCCACTGTTTACAGAGCAGGTTTGACTGAACAGAGAGGTTTGACTGTCCCCAGTGGGGCCCTGAGAAAGCCTGAATCGTCACTGTCGTGCTTAGTATTTGGAGTCTAGCCTGTTCTTTGTTCAGGATACAAAATCCAAAGGACTTTTTGGTCATTTTCTCACCCTCCACAATAAATTGTGGCCATGGCCATGGTGGGTTAAAGGACAAAATAACACCAACAAATTCAAACATTTAATCATATTAAAtgcttttcaaattttaaatttctgtctaacattttaaattttgtaaccaAATGTTCACAATTGATATATAGTcatgttgaaaattttataaacaatttattcattaaagagttaattatcgaaatagtcccttgactatagcgaaattaccgATTTGTTCTTCgactattttttttactaattatgtcttttaattttaaaaatcttaaccatTTTGGACTTCCGTTTGTTTTGCTCTTAGACATTTGTTAACTCagaaataaattgataatttttctatagtcaatggaccattttagTCATCACTtgcagcattttttttttgaaaagttaattactgaaatggtcacTTGATTatagcgaaattatcaattcGGTCACGAGTTAATGAATgtctaacggtaaaataaattgaggaccaaattgattcagatttttaaaattgacgaacttaattagtaaaaaaaatagtcaataaccaaattaataattttattataattaatggtTTGTTTCGATAATTAACTCTTCATTAAATATTTGTCGTACCAATTTAGTGGcgcttttcattatttatttttatcttttatttcaGGTGgcgttttttcatttttattttttttctccattttccaaCGAAGAAGCTACCCTCTTTCTTGGTTTTCTTTGTACCCACCCCCAACTTACCCACATCTctatctatttattattattatattaattaaactttttgtttgttttctccattttaGCAGTGAAATATTGTTTGTCCTACTCTTTGTCTTctctttttaataatttttttaagataatacaatgaattttaaatatgtttctGGGGTGTTTGGAAAATGGTTGAACAATTATTTTCTCAatcaatttgattatttttagttatttaacAAAACCAAACACCTAAAATTGTTGTTtggtaaatcaatttatttgcaTAGCTTATTAGTatgattttccatttttcaaaaTGCTAGTTATGATAGTGTTTTCATATGGCTTCttgcatttaataatatttaaaagttaaaactaccCCTAAATTCTCTCTATGCTCCCAAATTTTTACAACAAATTGAAGTTGGGAAAACAACACCACAAGATTAGTACctacatatttttataattacaatttaacCCTAAGctcattttaataataataataataataataataataatgaaaaattattttaaaacttatatatctataattaaaaataaatttagcgatatttaattaaataaaaattaactgatactcttatatttataaaaaactGATACTCTTATAAGTCATTTGATATATCAACTAACCCTAaatagttaatttaccaaacacacttctacaaaaaactaatattaCCATCTAGCCAAAACAACTAATACAATCAACTATCTGCTAAtaattgccaaacaccaaattataaattcataaataaaaacaaatcaaagtaataatatatatatatatatatatatatatatatatatatatatataacttattgAAAATGCCATTTTATATTGAAAACTACTTCACCAAATGCATTCAATTACTAATATTGAGAAGAGGAATATTTGTTGTAAGTATagaatttttgtattaaataaataatgaagacTCACACGTGGTTAAGCCGGGAGTAATCATGACACCAAATCTATGCTTCAATAAAGTAACATATAATCATTTCAGCAAACAAAtgcacaaattatattttaattttctattaaaaGGAACAAAACAAAGTGCACACATATCATATTGTAGCAAGCTATTTCATTTGATTTGATGTGACGTGCTAAGGTTGAACCAAAATAAGCCATAGTTTCACTCGCACCATATAATAAGTGAAGATATAACTAGGGTCTTGGagaatatcaatttttttttttttacatttattagttACTGGTAAATTATTCATGAAAACATGTGATACAAGATTTAGTGCAAAAATATATTGtttaaatagaatttttttgaACGTTTATCtctatctaaaaaaaaatcaaaatttaaaaaactcaATCCCTACTATTTCAGGCTCACTAAGATCTTATGTGCATCTAGCTGAAGCTCTTGCTATTAAAGAGGCCCTATCTTGGTTAAAGGAGGAACATTGGCAGAAAGTGTGCATCCGTTCTGATTGTCAATATGTCTGCCGACTTTTTAATGACTCCCCTGGGGACTTATCatatactaatattataatatattaagaaccGTCGATGCATTTTATCTAAGTTTCAGGCATTTACCGTTAGATACTCTAGTAGATTAATGAATGTGTTTGCTCACACCTTGACTCGGGTTGCGcattcaaaaattgatttttttagttgGGTTGATTTCCCCCCTCATTGTATTCACTCATTGATTAAttgatattgttttttttttttttaaagaattgttttgaatgtttatctctatttaaaaaatattttttttaatatgctaGAAActgttaaagaaaaatataagtaaataaaatcaaaataacctCTTCATCAAGTATATATCAACCTTGTTAGCATCTAAAGAAGGAGATTCAATTATCCACGCTCCTCCACGGTTTCTTCATGATGATACTTCTCTATGTATTTTATTACCCTAAATTAGTTAAATGATTCGtacatttattttcttaaaaaatatgtGACGAGCTTTAAGTAACCATTCTTCCTTtagtaattaatttgtttaccATCTAATCCATCTAATAGGAAGTTGTGACAACCTCTCAAGCTTGCCTCATTATgcttatcaataataataataataataataattaattattattactactacgaGGCAATTTATGTGGCTCTCAAATGGGCATGGGACAAAGGTAACAAGAAGATTCATTTCATTAGCGACGTGAAGGAGGTCGTGGGTTGGCTCAACAAAGGGTTAGACATGCGCAACACctatatgaatattattagaACTTGCAATGACTGGATTACTAAAGATTGGGAGGTCACCATCAAATACTCTCCCCGAGAGAATTACACTATTGCGGACTGGCTCGTGAAGATGGTCCTGGAAAGAAACTGCGATTGGATTGAATTCAAAGACCCTCCTATAAAGATTAGTAGTTAACTTTTGATTGAGAAAGCCAAGATGTCCCTGGACATAAGGAACGATTAAGCTTTATGTTTGTTTGGGTTCCTCTCCCTATttcccaaaaaacaaaaaaaaatatttcataaacaattttatgataattttatacAACCGATCGagtgaaatattattattattattattattattattgttgttgttgttgttgttgttattttttttttggagtactacagactctgttacaatgcagtatctgttcataattattttttcaacctactaaagttgtttctattattattgttgttgctgttgttgttattattattattattattattattattattattattattattatttgccaTGATAATTTACCTCTTCCCACCAACAAGGATTCTGAAAGTGATTTTATAAGTTTCAAGAAATAGAAAAGAGTCAATGTCACTGTCGATACTTCGAGAATTCTCATTAATTTATTCCAAATCATTTTGTCGTGGGTAGAATATAGAAATtccacaataaaataaaataaaataaaataaaaagaggcAATAAATTCTATCGCATGTAGTTGATACCCAACTTATTATTGACTGTATCTTTAAAGATTTATCAAGTACATGTAGCtgtattattcaaataaaaaaatgagtACATGTAGCTGTACGTGAGCAGCAGAAGAAAAAGAATAGTTTGGGAATTGGTAATTGCCTTTTTGGACCATCGAATATGATTAACTcgagtgttataatattttggaggtttttttttttttttttttcataatgtaGTTCTAAacttattatcaaataaaatgatttaaaaCTAATTTCTTAATGATACTTTTTGCCTTATTAATATCTTATCACTCATTCTTTATATGTTATCATTGTCACGCCATATACATTGTCATGCTACTCACTCTTTCTATGTCTTTCTATGTTATTATTGTCACATTATATACATTGTCATATCATTAGTACCATATCATTTATCTAACTAAATCATCCACATTATCATGATACGTCATACGTAAACATAATCTTAACTTATTAATatgtttcctttttattttaatactccccccgtcccattttacctgtcctatttactattcattggtcaaactaactctttattcattgtttattttctttagtaattttttattatttttaaatttaattttttgtgttcaatAGTACTTtaaatgtagtttctaaatatataaattttatatattaatgctaaatttaatattataaaattttggattaaaaataactttagtcaagcctcgttaaacgaatcagacaaccaaaatgggacggaggtagtagcTTTTAACTGAGGtgatgtcttttttttttctttaaaaaggtgttttaaaacaattttattacattttttagatGACGAGAGAAACGTGTAATTGCTACTTGAGAGGGCGTGTGCTCTGTTGGAAAAAATGACATAAAATATATGGCATTGAAAATAActattttgtagtacaaatattaGTGGGGTCCAATtctgatttgggtcgggtcaaagtgaatTCGAGTTCATCGTAGGTAGACAAAAAGATTGAtgtattgtacgctcaaaacggataatgggtgaatgaaaaatggattctcaaagtagacccatttgagttggaaaataaaGATGGAAAGGCTTTAAAATAGCCTTTGACCCACATTGGTTTAGGAATTGGGTTTGCACCACGTCTAGCCCAAGACGTAAAACGTGGCGcgcttgggaggcattcccaatATTATCCTTTAGGACTTAGAATTTGTTTTGCTTGTTTTCgccttattttttttatttattagtaatttttgtcTTTCGTATAGCTTTGTTTGAACTAACTACACAGATTCAACATTTGGAGGTATATTCTGAccacaattcatcaaacaagTCATCGACACTAGCAAAGAGgcgaataaaaatcaaagtagAACGTATCAGACCCCACGCCTTCCTCACGAGTGGAGGGAGCGTGGACGTTCAGCTAGTACGCATCCACGCCagcatccacgcgtggagccgGCGTGGACCTGAACCAGTacccatccacgcgtggatgagGCGTGGACACGCCCATGCACCAGAAATGTTGCGTAAAAGTGGCGCAAATGTGCTTAAATCTTGcccttttttcatttctttccttTCCACGAACAAACTACATCTCTAAGGTAAAAACACTTCATCCTAAGGCATTTTACTTGCAATATTTCAAGGGAATATCATATCTAAAGTCATCAATGAAGGTAATCTTTAGATTTCCTTGCTTTATTTGGTTCAAGTGCTATAATTTAGCTTTGAATGGGTATCTTCCTAGATCTACATTGTATTGTCTTCTCTCATGTTACATCATTGATTTAAGAACATATATGTTAGGTTTGAGTTTACATTGTGCGACACCCCTAAAATTTTCATGTTGAGATAGgcataaacttaatataaaagCTAGCAATCTCAGAACTAACAACAGGATAAAGCGGAAGCATACTAATACTCAAACGAGCgttatgccacatctaggtaaatcCAACCCTAGATGCACAAGCTAAGGATCCAAAACACTAATCCATAAAGTAGAAAAACTGAAAGAgtcaatacataaaatatagTCTAAGGCACACAGGCCTGAAAAACATCTAAACAATCCACTAGATTAAGCATAGAACGAAGTAGGTCTATCTCTAACGCGTTCTCGGCTCTGTTTACTTCATACTTGAAAAACAGTTaggaaaacattagcaaagaaatgctaagcaatcaaccactcacactcatgagaaatacatagtatagtatggtttgtaaataggtttacacacacgtatagaatatacgcaccaacgaaactgttctttatttaaatcagatgactcaacaacaacaagctgaatgaatcacaaaccaaagactcttccaaatgaatccaatatTAAGGAACAAATgcataagacaacaagtctataacaagataccaactTAGTCACAAGTTCAGTAGAATAACcacaagtgaaaccaaccaaacacaatctCACATCACTCTCTCAGAGTGACCCTAAAACCATAATACAAAGGATAAGATCCAAACCACAACCACTAAGCCATAATACCAATCATCATACCAAACCACCATACCAATGTCACAACatagaggcataaagcccaaccacagaggcacaaagcccaactACAGAGGCACAAAACCCAACCACAGAGACATagaatgcccattaccacagaggcgcaAAGCCCAACCACAAAGACATagaatgcccattaccacaaaGGCGCGAAGCCCAATGATGAGTGCaatttttatactttatttcATAATGTTTGACCTAATAATTTTTACCAATtagtcatatttttttattttatcttattaaattattacatttttatttattttcaattttaataataataataataataaaataataataataataatgttgcaGCTTTTATTGGGCTTAATTATTTGAGCCATATTATGTTAGTGAATATCTTAGTTGCTTGTTGGGCTATTTGTTTTATTAACCTAGTCATTTGTGTCGATgcagggttgttatgccgtggacctaggtccacattgcaaggtggacctgggtctacattcacatacactatactctacattcacatacacaatattctacattcacactttgtaaaatccacattcacacattacaggattatatgtttagtaactatattaccactattatgcattcacacattcaaaactctatatttacaggTCTTAtagtccatattcacaacttgagaactccacattcacacattacaaggctacaagttgctagaacttcttaactttATTACAGATTcccacatgcataactctacattcacgatttctatacttcatattcacaatttgaaacctccacattcacatatttctgggcaactctacattcacacaatcataaatctacattcacaatttctatactctacattcacacattttttaacaactctatattcaacaatatgtttactaattaaaaaaaaaaaagacaaaaacgacgtagttttgaacccaggtccaccttgcaaggtggacctgggtccacagcataatttgccgtcgAGGCACTCTAGGGAAGTAAAAGAATAGAgctttttaacaattttaaacaaGTGACGATGGGATTAGTCTGGTTTGTTGCTCAAATTATGGAAGGCCAATTCAATTCTTTCCTTACGGTCATAAGGATTCCGTTGCGGTGAAGGCGGAGGTTTCTACAACAATGACTTCTAATTCCAAGCTCGGTAGGGTGATTGTCTTATCGaattgtttatttggttcacaacccgggtattccgtaagttcttctTTACTTAATGAGTTTTAACTGTTCGAATAAGTATCTTAAGTACATGAATGGTTAGAATACGTGACCTACCCTGGACGTTATACGGAGTAGTCATATAATagttagaacgaacccttaattgATTGGCAAGTTAAACTAATCTGCAAGATAAGTAATGgtaattgattcatgttcctagttTTTTTCCCCTGCTTTATTTGGTGTCGTGATTATTCAATTGTTTTTCCTAGCCTTTATTCTTTTATTAGCAGTTCTCTTGCTTCgctgttattttattattttccctGCTAGTTACTTAATTACCTGCTATCTCGTTCTTGTTGGTTTTTAATTTCTCCAAGCTATTTTATTAGTTCGGCTTCactttaaattgttaaattaattattttaatttcaagtcTTTAAATTGCATTATAtcaattccctgtgggttcgacccttgctattgcacactatcactacaattgattcgtgcacttgcgaggactatattaaaattgtccatcactcaaccacagaggcatagaatgcccattaccacagaggcgcgAAGCCCATATAATTCCTCTTATAATACCAACCACAAGTAAAGCCATAATTCTACCAACCACTTCCCAAGGTTATTAAAGACTCAGTAAGCCAAGAGATACTCATAAGGACTCAAGGTTTCCACACACAAAATTCAGATTCATTCCCAAAGGAATTACTCCACCAACAGTGCTCAACTTAGGATATGAACACAGTACATACTCAAGATAATAACCAAGGAATCAACCAATAATACTAACTCAATAAGTCAAGATAAATGACCGAAGATCATGAATAAACACTCAACAACcaaggtggaatactcaacaatatGTTCAAGACACATTCCAGAATCAAAGATGAATCAACAGAGTCAACAGACCATAAAATAGCTACTGGAACAGAATCAGAAATGAATTGAAGGAACAAGGTAACGGAACACACCAGACCGCCAACCTCATCCACCCATATTGACGGAAGGATCCAGCGGAACACGGTGATCCGCCGCACCGTTCCGCGAGAAGGACACGGAACCACTCAACGGGACGCTTCAGTCCGCCACTCCACTCCACCGTCACCTTGCGGGAGAccccagcgggacacattataccgctagaATACACCACAAGAGTAACCCCAAAGCATCAACTCCCAGACTAGAACAGAATACACTATAATCCAATCCAGAATACGAAATAAGTTCAGAACACACAGATTtcacatctcagaagccaaataatacattgaatccataacaataaatactcattctcatcacaatgaaaggataatgaacacatgTCCAATAATCCACAATATAGGCCCATAATCCAACATAATAAAGGCTAAAACACCAAGAAattccacaacaccaaataatattcatagattcatgagtgaaagtaggttttagtgtaacatggaagattacctcttgaagctcaTTAATCCAAACGCAATCACCAATCCTAAGCTCATCTCAAAAGCAAGTCCATAATCATGAACCTGAGAATCAATTGTTTCTAATACCGTCACTAATGACTACTAATAATAGTGATATTAATATTCCTAATTGACCCATTACAAGCATTGTTCGGGGTCTACAATTAATCACTAATCGAACCATAATTGTCCCTAGTCATAATAATGATCATAATAATATTGGCACTTAAGCCATTATGAATAACAATGCTTAATAAACTTAATTGGTCCAATACCATCATTAAGTACTATTAGGGGTCATATTACCTAAACTACACTTAAGCAATAATAATACGATCGCTAAATAACAACAACCGAATAATCTATTTATTAAGCTAtgataatccataattatcctaTCCATCTGCTATTACGTACTAATTACCATAGTAAAGGCTTGATGAGGAAAATCACCTTAATTCTAGGCTATGCGTAAGCTGCTTCTCGCTGATCCACACTTCGCCGGAAAGAGGACAAGGAGTGCCGCGGTCACCGCCCACCATCAGCAGCCATGCACCGCTGAACGCCAACGAGAAGGGGAAAAGCCACCCAGCTCACGCCATCGCCCGCTACCGCTGCTGTGTTGCACCGGAGAGAGAGGCACCACCGCTCGCTATCACGTCTCGACCACCGCCGCCCGAAACCGCCGCGAAGAACAGAGGGCCCTGCTATGCTTACGTCGAATGGAAGAGGGGCCCCCGCATTCTTCCACCGCAGGTTCATAATGCCGCAACGCCAGGCAGCTGCTACGTCGTGAAGAAGGGTGAAGACCCGGTGAGGAGAACTCCGGAGTTGGGGACTGCCGCTGCCAGCTGCTCTGCTTCCGATACTGTCACAACCGTCGTCTTGGAGCTTCACTAAACGCCGCCCCACCACCACACCCCGCCCTGATGCCATTGTTTCCTGCTGCTTTAAGGAAGAGATCACCGCCGCACATTTAGCCAGGTGGAGTTTCACCATTGTTGCTTGTTGCCCGCAGCTTGGACGAGATGGGAATGGTGAGGATGAGGGAGAGACGAGAGAGAGGATTTTGAGGCAGAGAAGAATGAGGGAAATGTTTTGGCT
It includes:
- the LOC116033010 gene encoding uncharacterized protein LOC116033010; translated protein: MEVVVSSNVMREYRKGNWTVQETMVLIEAKRMDDERRMRRQAGESSGGERGKPTELRWKWVEDYCWSNGCLRSQNQCNDKWDNLMRDFKKVREYERRVSGDDNKSYWKLERNERKENNLPTNMLREIYEALVEVVDRKGQRVVVGMGVGVGMGGGSASASTSGFIPQHLPPPMQQSPLEAQIAALPLPPPPPPTAAAAAAAQTPPLHYQHQPHCTTQPFPRMCDSSDPDTSEHSDSPAKRRRMGEGTSGTQTSGGGNINSHQEVGPAISRSAALIAEAIQSSEEREERRHRELLSLHERRLQIEESKAEINRQGINGLVDAINRLANSILTLATNNNQPGAPPS